The DNA segment GTGTGAAAAGCGGCCCGCTTATCATCATTCATGCCTTCTCCCCAGAAACGATCACGGGAACGGCGAATGTACCAGTTACTCACCTGCTCGATCAATGCCGACAGCTCCCTGGCACCGGCCGTAAAATCATACGCGTCAAGCAAAGCCGTCACGTTTTTGATCACTGTATTCAAGCGAGACAACACCCAACGATCGAGCAGTGTCAGCGCGCCTTTTGGCTCTTTGTCAGCATCAAAGCCGTCAATCAGTGCATACATCGTGAAGAAAGAATGCGCATTATGCAGCGTATCAATCATTTTCGATTTCGCCTGACTGACGATATTTTTGGAGAAACGCTTGTTGTTCCAAGGTGCACTATCTGCTAAAAGTGCCCACCGCAACGCGTCTGCCCCAAAGTCAGAGACGAGCTCCATCGGGTCGATGACGTTTCCTTTGCTTTTAGACATTTTCCGTCCGTCTTCGTCTAAAATATGCCCTAATGAAAGTACCCGTTTGTATGGCGCTTTCCCCGTAAAGAGCGAAGAAACCGTTAAGAGGCTGTAAAACCAGCCGCGCGTTTGGTCGACCCCTTCCGCAATCACGTCTGCCGGGAATTGTTTTTGAAACAGCGCTTCATTTTCAAATGGGTAATGGTATTGCGCAAACGGCATCGCCCCGCTGTCAAACCAAACGTCGATCACTTCTTTTGTCCTCGCCATATCCCCAGCGCACGAAGGACACGTCAGCACGACATCATCAACGTACGGCTTGTGTAGCTCAAGGTCGGCGGCAACGGCATGTTTCGCATGATCCTGTAAATCTTGCCTGCTTTTCGGTGCATATTGATGCGCACAGCTTTGACATACCCATACGTTCAAAGGGGTCCCCCAATAACGATTACGGCCAAGGTTCCAATCAACCATGTTCTCGAGGAATTTGCCAAAGCGGCCGTCTTTCATATGGTCAGGGTGCCACGTGACCGACTGATTGTTTTGCAAAATGGTGTCTTTGATCGCTGTCGTTTTGATAAACCAGCCTTCCATCGCATAGTAGATGAGCGGCGAATCGCAACGCCAACAGTGCGGATAGCTATGCTCGTATTTTTCCTTCGCGTACAAAAGACCTTTGTCGGAGAGCATTTTAATGATCGTGACGTCACAACCTTTTGCGAACTGACCGGCGAGTGACGGAATGGCTTCCGTATAGCACCCCGCTTGATCGACTACATTCACAAAATCTAAACCGCTTGCTTGGATCGCCTGATAGTCATCCTCACCGTGCGCCGGTGCGATATGCACGACTCCGGTACCGCTATCGTCGGTGACAAACGCTGCCGCTAACACTTCATGACCTCGATTGAGATCGAGATCTGTAAACGGCGGCTCGTACGTGAGGCCAACAAACTCACGCCCTTGATGCTCACTCACGATGTGTACGTTTTCGCCTAAGACGTCGTGCACAAGCTTTTTCGCGACGATCAACACGTCTTCGCCTTGCTGCGCTTTAACGTATGTCACGTCCTCATGGACTGCAAGCGCCACATTCGCCGGCAGCGTCCACGGCGTCGTCGTCCAGCCTAAGAAATATTCATTGTCAGTATCACTCACTTTAAACTTTGCCGTCACCGACAAATCTTTCACATCTTTATAACCTTGCGCCACTTCATGGGAGCTTAGCGACGTCTGGCAGCTCGGGCAGTACGGAACGACGCGATGCCCTTGATAGAGCAGGCCTTTTTCGTGAATCGTCGCTAAAATATGCCAGACACTTTCGATATAGTCATTTTGCAATGTGACATACGGATCATCCATGTCGACCCAATAGCCGATTGCGTCAGTAAACGTACGCCATTGCCGCTCGTAGTCAAACACACTTTTCTTACATTCTTCAATAAATTTCTCAACGCCGTAAGCTTCGATCTCGTGCTTCCCCGAGATGCCGATGCTTTTTTCAACACCGAGCTCGACAGGCAGCCCGTGCGTATCCCAGCCTGCCTTACGAATGACTTGATACCCGCGCATCGTTTTATAGCGCGCCACGAAATCTTTAATGACACGACCGAGCACATGCCCTGCATGCGGCAGCCCATTCGCGGTCGGCGGGCCTTCATAAAAGACAAACGACTGTTGTCCTTCGCGTTGTGTCATCGATTTTTGAAATGTTTGCTTTTCCTGCCAAAGCGCTTTGACCCGCTCTTCGCGTTGTAAAGGTTGTTCACGTACATCAACATTTTTCACGCTCATCACGTCCTTTTCTTTTGTCAACGCATTAAAAAAACCCGCCCCTAACCGAAGTTAGGGACGAGCTTGCACCCGCGTTACCACCCTGATTCTATTTATAAAACCGGCATCCGGTTCATTCAATAGCACTCATTCTACGTACCACCATACGCGTTCCGGATAACGGCGGAATACCGGCAAAGCTTAAATGATGTTCAGCTTTGCTTCTCGGAGAGGATGTTCAATATGGACTGGAACATTGACTTTCAGCAACCGTCAACTCTCTGTCGTTCAGCTTCCACATTTACTCGTTCTCGTCATCGAATGTACGACATGCTTTTTTCAGATTGATTATAGCATTCAGGTCCATCATGTCAAGGAGACAGCTGCCTACCCTTGACCTTTCATACGCTGTTCACGCAAAAGCTCCTTCGACACTTTAGGCGCCAGCCATAACGTCGGCAGCAGTAAAATCGATACTGGTACAGCGCTCACGACGATAAAACTTTGCAGAGAGTCGATACTGCCATCGCCAATAAAAAGCAGAATGCCTGCAATGATCCCCATCAATACACCCCAGAAGATGCGGAGCCAAATTTGCGGATTGCCTTCACCGGAAACCGCCATCGCGATCGTATACGACATCGAGTCGCCGGTCGTCACAACGAATACGATCGTCAACAGCAAGAACAACGGGGCAATAATGAAGCCAAGAGGTAATTGTTCGGTAATGGCGATCATCGCGGCAGGCATGCCTCCCGAGCTGAGCTGTTCAGAAACCGAGCCTGGGTTTTCAATCTCAAAGAAAATGCCTGAACCACCGACAACAGTAAACCAGAACGTTGTCACAATGGGCGCAATGACGCTAATCGAGATAATCATTTGGCGAATGGTACGGCCACGTGAAATCCGGCTGACGAGAATCGCCATCATCGGTCCATACCCGATAAACCAGCCCCAAAAGAACACCGTCCAGCTGGCCAGCCACTGTGAATCGCCACGGAAAGTCCCCATAGAGATAAAATTATTCAAATATGAACCAAATGAAGAAATAAACGTGTTTATAATAAAGCCACCGGGACCAACAATGACAACAAAAAGAATAAGTCCTAAAGCGAGACGCACATTAAAATCACTTAACATTTGAATCCCTTTATGAAGTCCGGTAATTGCAGAAATCGTCGTCACAAGCACTAACACAACAATAATCGCGATTTGTGTCATTAATTCGTCTGGAATCCCGAATAAAGCATGTAATCCATAGCTTGCCTGAAGTCCTAAAAAGCCGATTGGACCAATGGTTCCTGCCGCCACTGCAATAATCGCAAAAGCGTCAATCATCGTGCCGAGAAAACTGTGTCTCAGTTTCTCACCAAAATGGGGTACAATAACGTCCTTGGCTTTAAAGGCATCCCTTTATGGTAATGACCGTACATCATGACAATCGCACTCAATGTGCCAAGAATTGCCCACGCTAAGAAGCCCCAATGCATATAACTTTGGGCCAAGGCCGGCATAATTGCTTCTGTCGTTGCATCTCCCAAACCTTCGTGCACTGGTGGTACAGTAAGGAAATGATACATCGGCTCAGCCGCCGCCCAAAACACCCCGCCACCGGCGAGCAAAGTCGCCATAATAATGGAGAGCCATTTAAACGTGCCCATTTCCGGCTTATCCAAATATCCTAGCTTGACATGACCATATTTTGAAAAGGCAATAACTAATCCAATGATAAAGTTCAATAACAATAATACTTGCCAAAAGGCACCGAAATACTTGGCGGACCAGGCGAACCCGTCGCTCACCATCCCTTTGACTGCCTCAACATTCCATATTGACGCAATGACAAACAAAAGTAATAATCCACCACTTACACCAAATACGGGCCAATCGACCTTTGAGGAAACAGGTTCCTCACTTTTTTTAGACATTTCGTTTAGTATGCTCCTTTGATATTCAGCCTTTATGAAAACACATTTTC comes from the Litoribacterium kuwaitense genome and includes:
- the ileS gene encoding isoleucine--tRNA ligase — its product is MKNVDVREQPLQREERVKALWQEKQTFQKSMTQREGQQSFVFYEGPPTANGLPHAGHVLGRVIKDFVARYKTMRGYQVIRKAGWDTHGLPVELGVEKSIGISGKHEIEAYGVEKFIEECKKSVFDYERQWRTFTDAIGYWVDMDDPYVTLQNDYIESVWHILATIHEKGLLYQGHRVVPYCPSCQTSLSSHEVAQGYKDVKDLSVTAKFKVSDTDNEYFLGWTTTPWTLPANVALAVHEDVTYVKAQQGEDVLIVAKKLVHDVLGENVHIVSEHQGREFVGLTYEPPFTDLDLNRGHEVLAAAFVTDDSGTGVVHIAPAHGEDDYQAIQASGLDFVNVVDQAGCYTEAIPSLAGQFAKGCDVTIIKMLSDKGLLYAKEKYEHSYPHCWRCDSPLIYYAMEGWFIKTTAIKDTILQNNQSVTWHPDHMKDGRFGKFLENMVDWNLGRNRYWGTPLNVWVCQSCAHQYAPKSRQDLQDHAKHAVAADLELHKPYVDDVVLTCPSCAGDMARTKEVIDVWFDSGAMPFAQYHYPFENEALFQKQFPADVIAEGVDQTRGWFYSLLTVSSLFTGKAPYKRVLSLGHILDEDGRKMSKSKGNVIDPMELVSDFGADALRWALLADSAPWNNKRFSKNIVSQAKSKMIDTLHNAHSFFTMYALIDGFDADKEPKGALTLLDRWVLSRLNTVIKNVTALLDAYDFTAGARELSALIEQVSNWYIRRSRDRFWGEGMNDDKRAAFHTLHTVLVKSSQLMAPFTPFIAEDLHMNLTGESVHLTDFPQADQSQIDSTLEHEMARVLQVIELARQLRNAKNIKTKQPLAALTVVGATEETEALAKYVAIIKDEINVKDIYLQETAGSAVTYDIKLNFATAGPKLGKRVGVVQKAAQSLSLDEAKTVANQGYLITTAPTGEEVRVEAEDLLIKQKPQEGLEMAADATFTVFLNTEMTDDLRKEGLARELIRAVQQYRKELNLPVEQRVRLSLAVSERMHEVIEQFHALLQTNLLVKTIEFGEREGMKNVELENEQIGIHIEA